The following proteins are co-located in the Rattus norvegicus strain BN/NHsdMcwi chromosome 19, GRCr8, whole genome shotgun sequence genome:
- the Mmaa gene encoding methylmalonic aciduria type A protein, mitochondrial, giving the protein MTIPTLLLSPYRRLLTRLSRVPSPQLLHSSLPTLHPRDALPNSFGHHCSKRVLLSDGFRRTLCIRATLKDHTEGLSDKEQRFVDRLYMGLVQGQRACLAEAITLVESTHTRKKELAQVLLQRVLAHQRERELQNHGKPFTFRVGLSGPPGAGKSTFIECFGKMLTERGHRLSVLAVDPSSCTSGGSLLGDKTRMTELSRDMNAYIRPSPTSGTLGGVTRTTNEAIVLCEGGGYDIILIETVGVGQSEFAVADMVDMFVLLLPPAGGDELQGIKRGIIEMADLVVITKSDGDLVVPARRIQAEYVSALKLLRRRSEVWRPKVIRISARSGEGITEMWDIMREFQHRMLASGELAAKRQTQHKVWMWNLIQENVLEHFKTHPSIREQIPLMEREVLSGALSPGRAADLLLKAFKSRH; this is encoded by the exons ATGACTATTCCCACGCTGCTGCTTTCTCCTTACCGGCGTTTACTAACCCGCCTCTCGAGAGTACCTTCCCCACAGCTCCTTCATTCAAGTCTTCCTACACTGCACCCCCGAGATGCTCTGCCGAACTCTTTTGGACACCATTGTAGTAAGAGGGTGCTACTGTCTGACGGCTTCAGGAGAACATTATGTATCCGGGCAACCTTGAAGGACCACACAGAAGGACTTTCTGATAAAGAACAAAGATTTGTGGATAGACTTTATATGGGTTTAGTTCAAGggcagagagcttgcctagcagaGGCCATAACTCTCGTGGAATCGACTCACACCAGGAAGAAGGAGCTGGCTCAGGTGCTTCTCCAGAGAGTCTTAGCCCACCAGCGAGAACGGGAGCTGCAGAACCACGGAAAGCCCTTCACATTTCGAGTAG GATTGTCTGGACCGCCTGGTGCAGGAAAATCAACCTTCATAGAATGTTTTGGGAAAATGCTGACTGAACGAGGGCACAGATTATCTGTGCTAGCCGTGGACCCGTCTTCCTGCACCAGTGGTG GGTCCCTCTTAGGTGATAAAACACGGATGACTGAACTGTCAAGAGACATGAATGCATACATCAGGCCATCTCCTACCAGTGGGACTCTAGGAGGGGTGACAAGGACCACAAATGAAGCCATTGTGCTGTGTGAAGGAGGAGGCTATGACATCATTCTTATTGAAACTGTAG GTGTGGGGCAGTCGGAGTTTGCTGTTGCTGACATGGTCGATATGTTTGTTTTATTGCTGCCACCGGCAGGAGGGGATGAACTGCAG GGCATCAAACGGGGCATAATTGAGATGGCAGATTTGGTTGTTATAACTAAATCTGATGGGGACTTGGTCGTGCCAGCCCGAAGGATCCAAGCAGAGTATGTGAGCGCACTCAAGTTGCTTCGCAGGCGCTCTGAAGTCTGGAGGCCAAAG GTGATTCGAATTTCTGCCAGAAGTGGAGAGGGCATTACTGAGATGTGGGACATAATGAGGGAGTTTCAGCACCGAATGCTGGCCAGTGGGGAGCTGGCCGCCAAGAGACAGACACAGCACAAAGTCTGGATGTGGAATCTCATTCAGGAAAACGTCTTAGAACACTTCAAGACCCATCCCAGCATCCGAGAACAGATTCCTCTGATGGAGCGAGAGGTTCTCAGTGGAGCCCTCTCCCCAGGACGAGCAGCAGACTTATTGTTGAAAGCTTTTAAAAGCAGGCACTAA
- the Mmaa gene encoding methylmalonic aciduria type A protein, mitochondrial isoform X1 yields the protein MTIPTLLLSPYRRLLTRLSRVPSPQLLHSSLPTLHPRDALPNSFGHHCSKRVLLSDGFRRTLCIRATLKDHTEGLSDKEQRFVDRLYMGLVQGQRACLAEAITLVESTHTRKKELAQVLLQRVLAHQRERELQNHGKPFTFRVGLSGPPGAGKSTFIECFGKMLTERGHRLSVLAVDPSSCTSGGSLLGDKTRMTELSRDMNAYIRPSPTSGTLGGVTRTTNEAIVLCEGGGYDIILIETVGVGQSEFAVADMVDMFVLLLPPAGGDELQGIKRGIIEMADLVVITKSDGDLVVPARRIQAEYVSALKLLRRRSEVWRPKVGLHSFLCSAVIRISARSGEGITEMWDIMREFQHRMLASGELAAKRQTQHKVWMWNLIQENVLEHFKTHPSIREQIPLMEREVLSGALSPGRAADLLLKAFKSRH from the exons ATGACTATTCCCACGCTGCTGCTTTCTCCTTACCGGCGTTTACTAACCCGCCTCTCGAGAGTACCTTCCCCACAGCTCCTTCATTCAAGTCTTCCTACACTGCACCCCCGAGATGCTCTGCCGAACTCTTTTGGACACCATTGTAGTAAGAGGGTGCTACTGTCTGACGGCTTCAGGAGAACATTATGTATCCGGGCAACCTTGAAGGACCACACAGAAGGACTTTCTGATAAAGAACAAAGATTTGTGGATAGACTTTATATGGGTTTAGTTCAAGggcagagagcttgcctagcagaGGCCATAACTCTCGTGGAATCGACTCACACCAGGAAGAAGGAGCTGGCTCAGGTGCTTCTCCAGAGAGTCTTAGCCCACCAGCGAGAACGGGAGCTGCAGAACCACGGAAAGCCCTTCACATTTCGAGTAG GATTGTCTGGACCGCCTGGTGCAGGAAAATCAACCTTCATAGAATGTTTTGGGAAAATGCTGACTGAACGAGGGCACAGATTATCTGTGCTAGCCGTGGACCCGTCTTCCTGCACCAGTGGTG GGTCCCTCTTAGGTGATAAAACACGGATGACTGAACTGTCAAGAGACATGAATGCATACATCAGGCCATCTCCTACCAGTGGGACTCTAGGAGGGGTGACAAGGACCACAAATGAAGCCATTGTGCTGTGTGAAGGAGGAGGCTATGACATCATTCTTATTGAAACTGTAG GTGTGGGGCAGTCGGAGTTTGCTGTTGCTGACATGGTCGATATGTTTGTTTTATTGCTGCCACCGGCAGGAGGGGATGAACTGCAG GGCATCAAACGGGGCATAATTGAGATGGCAGATTTGGTTGTTATAACTAAATCTGATGGGGACTTGGTCGTGCCAGCCCGAAGGATCCAAGCAGAGTATGTGAGCGCACTCAAGTTGCTTCGCAGGCGCTCTGAAGTCTGGAGGCCAAAGGTCGGCTTGCACTCCTTTCTGTGCTCTGCA GTGATTCGAATTTCTGCCAGAAGTGGAGAGGGCATTACTGAGATGTGGGACATAATGAGGGAGTTTCAGCACCGAATGCTGGCCAGTGGGGAGCTGGCCGCCAAGAGACAGACACAGCACAAAGTCTGGATGTGGAATCTCATTCAGGAAAACGTCTTAGAACACTTCAAGACCCATCCCAGCATCCGAGAACAGATTCCTCTGATGGAGCGAGAGGTTCTCAGTGGAGCCCTCTCCCCAGGACGAGCAGCAGACTTATTGTTGAAAGCTTTTAAAAGCAGGCACTAA
- the Mmaa gene encoding methylmalonic aciduria type A protein, mitochondrial isoform X3: MLTERGHRLSVLAVDPSSCTSGGSLLGDKTRMTELSRDMNAYIRPSPTSGTLGGVTRTTNEAIVLCEGGGYDIILIETVGVGQSEFAVADMVDMFVLLLPPAGGDELQGIKRGIIEMADLVVITKSDGDLVVPARRIQAEYVSALKLLRRRSEVWRPKVGLHSFLCSAVIRISARSGEGITEMWDIMREFQHRMLASGELAAKRQTQHKVWMWNLIQENVLEHFKTHPSIREQIPLMEREVLSGALSPGRAADLLLKAFKSRH, translated from the exons ATGCTGACTGAACGAGGGCACAGATTATCTGTGCTAGCCGTGGACCCGTCTTCCTGCACCAGTGGTG GGTCCCTCTTAGGTGATAAAACACGGATGACTGAACTGTCAAGAGACATGAATGCATACATCAGGCCATCTCCTACCAGTGGGACTCTAGGAGGGGTGACAAGGACCACAAATGAAGCCATTGTGCTGTGTGAAGGAGGAGGCTATGACATCATTCTTATTGAAACTGTAG GTGTGGGGCAGTCGGAGTTTGCTGTTGCTGACATGGTCGATATGTTTGTTTTATTGCTGCCACCGGCAGGAGGGGATGAACTGCAG GGCATCAAACGGGGCATAATTGAGATGGCAGATTTGGTTGTTATAACTAAATCTGATGGGGACTTGGTCGTGCCAGCCCGAAGGATCCAAGCAGAGTATGTGAGCGCACTCAAGTTGCTTCGCAGGCGCTCTGAAGTCTGGAGGCCAAAGGTCGGCTTGCACTCCTTTCTGTGCTCTGCA GTGATTCGAATTTCTGCCAGAAGTGGAGAGGGCATTACTGAGATGTGGGACATAATGAGGGAGTTTCAGCACCGAATGCTGGCCAGTGGGGAGCTGGCCGCCAAGAGACAGACACAGCACAAAGTCTGGATGTGGAATCTCATTCAGGAAAACGTCTTAGAACACTTCAAGACCCATCCCAGCATCCGAGAACAGATTCCTCTGATGGAGCGAGAGGTTCTCAGTGGAGCCCTCTCCCCAGGACGAGCAGCAGACTTATTGTTGAAAGCTTTTAAAAGCAGGCACTAA
- the Mmaa gene encoding methylmalonic aciduria type A protein, mitochondrial isoform X4, translated as MTELSRDMNAYIRPSPTSGTLGGVTRTTNEAIVLCEGGGYDIILIETVGVGQSEFAVADMVDMFVLLLPPAGGDELQGIKRGIIEMADLVVITKSDGDLVVPARRIQAEYVSALKLLRRRSEVWRPKVGLHSFLCSAVIRISARSGEGITEMWDIMREFQHRMLASGELAAKRQTQHKVWMWNLIQENVLEHFKTHPSIREQIPLMEREVLSGALSPGRAADLLLKAFKSRH; from the exons ATGACTGAACTGTCAAGAGACATGAATGCATACATCAGGCCATCTCCTACCAGTGGGACTCTAGGAGGGGTGACAAGGACCACAAATGAAGCCATTGTGCTGTGTGAAGGAGGAGGCTATGACATCATTCTTATTGAAACTGTAG GTGTGGGGCAGTCGGAGTTTGCTGTTGCTGACATGGTCGATATGTTTGTTTTATTGCTGCCACCGGCAGGAGGGGATGAACTGCAG GGCATCAAACGGGGCATAATTGAGATGGCAGATTTGGTTGTTATAACTAAATCTGATGGGGACTTGGTCGTGCCAGCCCGAAGGATCCAAGCAGAGTATGTGAGCGCACTCAAGTTGCTTCGCAGGCGCTCTGAAGTCTGGAGGCCAAAGGTCGGCTTGCACTCCTTTCTGTGCTCTGCA GTGATTCGAATTTCTGCCAGAAGTGGAGAGGGCATTACTGAGATGTGGGACATAATGAGGGAGTTTCAGCACCGAATGCTGGCCAGTGGGGAGCTGGCCGCCAAGAGACAGACACAGCACAAAGTCTGGATGTGGAATCTCATTCAGGAAAACGTCTTAGAACACTTCAAGACCCATCCCAGCATCCGAGAACAGATTCCTCTGATGGAGCGAGAGGTTCTCAGTGGAGCCCTCTCCCCAGGACGAGCAGCAGACTTATTGTTGAAAGCTTTTAAAAGCAGGCACTAA